The DNA segment TCACGACTGCCCAATAGGTTTTCTTTACCTCCCTGTTTTTGAAAACGGCATTCATCCTTTCCAGTGCTTTACTGGTCTTGGCAAATAGAATCACGCCACTGACCGGTCTGTCCAGACGGTGAACCACTCCCAGGAAAGCACTGTTTGGTTTGTTATAGGTTTTGGCCAGGTATTTTTTAACCATTTCGTCCAGAGGTTCATCCCCTGTCTCATCTACCTGGACAATATCACCTGCCCGCTTACAGACCGCGATCAGGTGATTGTCTTCATAAAGTATATCTTTTGCTGTTATTGGCATCTTTGTAGGTGGAGCAATTTTAAGCTCTGATTAATATTGCTCTTTTTCGTTAGGGAAATCATTTGATTTCACATCTTTAATATAAGACTGTGCTGCATTTAAAATGCCATCGTACAGGTTTACATACTGACGTAAGAACCGTGGTTTGAATCCTTTTGTTAAACCAATCATGTCATTTACAACCAATACCTGGCCATCGCAATCCGGGCCTGCACCAATTCCTATAGTAGGAATATCAAGGAATTCGGAAACTTCCTTACCCAGTTTTGCCGGAATCTTTTCCAATACGACTGCAAAACATCCTGCTTCCTGTAATGCTTTTGCGTCAGTTTTTAGTTTATCAGCTTCAGCTTCGTCTTTTGCCCTTACGGTATACGTTCCGAATTTATAAATAGACTGAGGAGTCAGGCCCAGATGTCCCATAACAGGAATTCCGGCAGTGATGATTCTTTGTACAGATTCCACGATTTCTGTTCCACCTTCCATTTTCACCGCATGTGCTCCGGATTCTTTCATGATGCGGATTGCAGAGTTCAATGCTTCTTTAGAGTTTCCCTGGTACGATCCGAAAGGAAGGTCAACTACGACTAAAGCACGGGAAGCCCCCCTTACCACAGATTGTGCATGATAGATCATTTGATCCAGCGTGATCGGCAAGGTCGTTTCATGTCCCGCCATAACATTGGAAGCGGAGTCTCCAACCAATAATACATCTAAGCCGGCATCATCAAGGATGGTGGCCATAGAATAGTCATAAGCAGTTAGCATCGCGATCTTTTCACCACGTTGCTTCATTGCTTGCAAAATATGGGTAGTTATCCGTTTTACTTCTTTATTTACAGACATGTTTTTATATTTTAGTTTGGGCAAAATTAGTTTTTACATCCGAAATAAAGCGAGTTTTATTCTTTTTGTGACAGAATCCGGTCCGGCTTCTTCCCCTACTCGGGAATGTATTCCTTAGTCTCTTACAGAATGTAAAAAAAAGTCTTGATTTAAATCATCAAAAACGTATCTTTGTATCCCGAAATGAAGGGGTTACTTAACAGCACATTTGTTAACTACAGAAGTGATATCAAAATCACACATAAACCATCATTTTTCTCTTTTTTCACCATAATTTCTCATTTTTATACACACAATGACTAACTACACCAAGTTACCTGCAATCTTGTTATTGGCTGATGGCACCGTTTACTACGGAAAAGCTGCGGGAAAAATCGGCACAACTACCGGAGAGATCTGTTTCAACACCGGAATGACAGGATATCAGGAAATTTTCACTGATCCTTCTTACTTCGGACAGATCATGGTCACCACCAATGCACATATTGGGAATTATGGAATCCATAGAGAAGAAATAGAATCTGACAGCATCAAAATTGCAGGTCTGGTTTGTAAAAATTACAACATCGGATTTAGCCGTAAAGAAGCTTCTGAATCTATTCAGGACTATTTTCAAAATGAAAACATTGTAGGAATTTCTGACATTGACACCCGTGCTTTGGTGCGTCATATCAGACATAAAGGAGCAATGAATGCCATTATCTCTTCCGAAATCACTGATCTTGAAGAACTGAAAGCTAAATTAGCAGAAGTTCCATCTATGGACGGGCTGGAATTGTCTTCTCAGGTATCTACAAAAGCCGCTTATTTCTATGGTTCTCCTGATGCAACTTATAAAATTGCAGCTTTAGACCTTGGAATTAAAAAGAACATCCTTCGCAACTTCGACGACAGAGACATCTATGTACAGGTATTCCCGGCTAAAACAAGCTTTGAAGAAATGGACAAATGGGGTGCTGACGGTTACTTTATCTCTAATGGCCCCGGTGATCCATCGGCAATGCCTTATGCAATTGAGACGGTTAAACAAGTCTTGGCTGCGGATAAACCATTGTTTGGAATTTGCTTAGGTCACCAGTTACTGGCAGAAGCGAACGGTATTGGAACGATGAAAATGTTTAACGGACACAGAGGTTTAAACCATCCGGTAAAAAACATCATCAAAGATCACTGCGAAGTAACTTCACAAAACCACGGTTTTGGTGTTGTTCCGGAAGAAGTAAGAAGTTCTGACAAAGTAGAGATTACCCACATCAACCTGAATGACCAAAGTATTGAGGGCATCAGGGTAAAAGGTAAAAAAGCATTCTCTGTACAATATCACCCGGAGTCTTCTCCAGGCCCACACGATTCACGTTACCTGTTTGATGATTTCATTGAGATGATCAAAGGCGAACTCGCCTGGTAATTAGGAGTTAAACATCATTTTACCGACATATTCGAAGGTTTAGCAAGGATTAGGTTTTCTATTCTTCTAAACCTTCTTACATTTATACCATGGACAAACCCAATGCCATTATCAGTGTAAGGAACCTCGTTAAAAAATACGACGACTTTACCGCAGTACAAGGCATCAGCTTTGATGTATATCAAAACGAAATCTTCGGCCTCCTTGGCCCGAACGGAGCAGGAAAAACCACCACTTTAGAAATCATTGAAACCCTTCGTGAGAAAACCTCCGGAGAGATTATTGTAGATGGACATTCCGTAGATAAAGATGCCAGCAAAATCAAAAGAATCATCGGTGTACAGCTTCAGGCAGCAGGTTATTACCCAAACCTCAACCTGGTAGAGCTGATGGAATTGTTCTCCGGCCTGTATGGCGTAGACATCAAGCCGATGGAAATGCTGGAAAAAGTAAACCTTCAGGACAAGGCCAAAGCGAAATATAAAGCCCTTTCCGGCGGACAAAAACAACGTTTCTCCATCGCCACCACCCTTATCAATTCTCCAAAGATCATTTTCCTGGATGAACCGACTACCGGACTTGATCCGCAGGCACGCCGGAACCTGTGGGACCTGATCATCGACATCAGAAATAACGGAACAACAGTAGTGCTCACTACCCACTATATGGATGAGGCAGAGCAGCTATGTGACCGCGTTGCCTTTGTGGAACGTGGAGAAATCATTGCACTGGACACTCCGGATAATTTAATCGACAAGCTGATCAGCAGCGGTTTCGAGCGGAAGAAAGAAGTTAAGAAAGCCAATCTGGAAGATGTTTTCATCAACCTGACTGGAAAAGAGTGGAGAGAAGACAATTAAAAAAGATACATGAGTAAACCTTACAATAATACTAAAGCTACCCTGGCCCTTGCGAAAGCAAGTTTCCGTTCGATTATGCGTAGCCCTTCGGCAGTGGTGTTTACCCTTGCCTTTCCTTTGGTCTTCATCCTGGTTTTCGGATTTCTGGGTGGCGGAGGAGTGAAAGTAGACCTGGCCATTGCTCCGGGATCTGACCTTCAAAACCCAATCATCAAAGCATTGGAAGCAAATTCAGTTGTCCATATCCTTAAAGATAAGGATGCTGAAGATATCAAAACAGGGCTGGAAAAAGGTCATATCGACGCCTTAATTGATGTGCAAAAGAATCCTGCCGGAAAACCGGCCTACCTGGCTGATATTAAATATACCTCGGCCTCTATGGATAAAGGTAATATCCTGAAATCTGTAGTTCATAACCTGATGTATACTTTGAACACCAAAGATGTAATGCCTACCGTAGCACAGCTTAATGAAAGCACGGTACAAGGAAGAATTTACCGCACTATAGATTTCATCCTGCCCGGGCAATTGGGGTTCTCCCTGTTGAGCACAGGTGTCTTTGGTACTGCATTCGTATTCTTCAGTTTACGTCAGACGCTGGTAATCAAACGTTTCTTTGCCACTCCGGTAAGAAAATCAAGTATTGTCTTTGGAGAAGGAATCGCCAGAATAGGTTTTGCCTTACTGGGCGCCGTATTCATTATCCTGATTGGTCATTTCTTTTTCCATTTTACATTGATCAATGGAGCAGTCACGGTATTAAACATGCTGCTGCTGTCCATCATCGGACTGATCGTCTTTATGGGCTTCGGTTTTGTGGTTTCCGGAATCGCTAAAAGTGAAAGCACCATCCCTCCCATTTCCAATATCATTACCTTGCCTCAGTTCTTGCTGTCAGGCACGTTTTTCTCTATAGATGCTTTCCCGAACTGGCTTCAGCCAATCAGCAGGGCATTACCTTTAACTTATTTGAATGATGCCATGAGAAAGGTAGCCTTTGAGGGTGCCGGATTATGGGATGTGAAACATCAGATCCTGATCATGGTGATCTGGGGGATCGGAATTTATGCGGTTGCGGTGAAGGTTTTTAAATGGGAGTAAGCTGCTTCTTAAATACCCTCATCAGCCCTAAATCAGACAGGCAGATCGCCCGGTAATGACCATCTGCCTGTCTGAATACAATACATATCATTTGATATCTGCGATTTTTCAGGATAAGATCTTTTAATCCTGAAAATTATTAAAGTAATTACTAAAAGCAAAGCTCCCTGTTGTTAAGGAGATTATTTTAACCCTGTACTCCCCCTGGAAGTTATTCGGATAATTGTCGCTATTTATACCATTAACTAACAAACCATTATTCGGAGTTGCTTGTGTAATGACCCCAAAAAGAAGATCGGGACCTGAATAATTACGTTGATAGAGTTCAATTTTTACGAAATCGTCTTGAAAATATGGTGCGTTCCATCTGATATCTTCCCGGTATCCATAATTAATCGTAACAGTACCTGTCAGGTTGTAGATAACTCCGCAGCTGAATTGATTCGCATAGGCCTGTCCCCTGGAGTTTAGAGCACTTAATGCCTGTGCATTAGCATCAGCCTGACTGACAGTAGATTGAAACTCGGCCGGGCTTATACTATAAAATACTTTATTTTGTTGCGGAATAAAATTTGACGGGCAATCATTTTTAGAAAAGTAACCGGAAAGTCCTTTGCTAAAATAGGTAACTGGTATTCCTGTTTTTTCTAAAATCCAAGGCGCGAAATATGAGATTCTGGCGTAGCCTTTCGCTCCGATATTACAGTTTCCCCAACCATTTACAATACCAATTAATACATGTTCTTTACCATCGTATTTTAAGGATGTGGCTAAAGGGCCTCCGCTATCACCAAAGCAAGGTCCTTGTTGTATGCTGTTGTCGTATGGCTGGGTATAAAGTAGTTTTTGTTCAACATTCGATAAGAAAACGCCTACACCAAATAATACATTTGTTCTTGTATCAGGATTGGAACCAGGATTGTCCGCAATTACTCCCCAACCGGAAACATAAGCACCTGTAGTGTTTGTGATGTCAATATTTTCGTTTGTGGCGTATGCTATTGAGGCTGTACTCTCGTTTAGTGTTAAAGGTGCTGAGAGATGTATTAAAGCAATATCGTTAAGCGTTCCTGAAGGAGAATAATCATTGTGAATAATAATCTGGTCTGCTGTCCGCTCTTGCCGGCCTGCCGAATTAAGCGTAACATCTGTCGTTCCGGAGACTACATTTACCTGAGATGCGGATAATCCATAAACTACATGGGCCGCAGTGACTATCCAGTCTTTGCTTAAAATTACCCCTCCACCGGAAGCATTTGGAATATTTATCCTTACCTGGTATGGAACTCTTGTAATAGGAATAGGGTTTCCACCTATTATCGCTTCCTTTTTCTTTTTGATTTGGACTTTTTCATCCGTTTCGTCTGCCTTTTTACAGGAGTAAACAAAAACCGTAGTTACTATCCCTAGCAGGAAGAACTTAATGAGCTGTTTAGCGTTAATTTTGTATTTCATGAAATATTTTTTTGATTATCATAAACATACATACGAAAGATTACCTGGCAATTGATTTAATGTTAAATAATTTCTCATTTCAGGTTTATTCGCAATCTTAATAAGATCGATTGGTCAATAAAAATATCTCCATTAGGAATATTAAATATTTGTTACTAACTTTTCACTAATAAACATCTATCAAACACTCATCATAAACAATGTAGAAAAATGAAAAAACTTGTAGCAGAATTTATCGGAACATTTTGGCTGGTTCTTGGCGGTTGCGGAAGCGCTGTTCTGGCTTGTAATTATCCCGGAGCAGGAATCGGCTTTGCCGGAGTAGCCCTTGCATTTGGATTAACAGTAGTCACCATCGCGTATGCATTGGGACACATCTCAGGCGCGCATCTTAACCCAGCCGTTTCAATTGGGTTATGGATTGGCGGACGTTTCGACGGAAAAGAACTGATTCCTTACATCATATCACAGGTTTTGGGCGGAATTGCTGCTGCAGGTGTACTATATGTCATCGCAACCGGTAACGGAAGTTCCATTGGCGGATTTGCCACGAACGGCTACGGCGACCTCTCCCCTGGTAAATACAGCATGACCGCAGCTTTAGTAACAGAAGTAGTCATGACCTTTATTTTTCTGTTGATCATTTTAGGCGCTACAGACGAAAGAGCACCGAAAGGCTTTGCAGGTTTAGCTATCGGCTTAGGATTAACATTGATCCACCTGATCAGTATTCCGGTAACCAATACTTCTGTGAACCCTGCAAGAAGCACAAGTCAGGCTTTATTTGTTGGTGGCGATGCAGTAGGCCAGTTATGGCTGTTCTGGGTTGCCCCGATCGCCGGTGCAATTTTAGCAGGATTGGTATATAAAGCAGTTTTTGCCGCTAAACCACAGACCGCATAGATTTTAAATCATTAAAACATAGGCTCATACCCACAAAAAAGTCGTAATTAAATTAATTACGACTTTTTTGTGTTTAATTTTTAACTTTGGATATCGCCGTAGTAATTGTAATATTTACACTAAGGCTGATTAACAAATAAAATCCGATAAAAATGAGTTTAATAATTGATGTTCACGCCAGACAAATCCTTGATTCAAGAGGAAACCCTACTATTGAAGTAGATGTAATGACAGAAAATGGTGTTCTTGGTCGTGCTGCTGTGCCTTCCGGCGCTTCAACAGGTATCCATGAGGCTGTAGAGCTTCGTGATAATGATAAATCTGTATACATGGGTAAAGGTGTCTTAAAGGCCGTTGCCAATGTAAATGATAAAATTGCAGATGAATTGAGAGGTATTGATGTATTTGAACAAAATGCAATTGATAGCTTACTGATCAAGCTTGACGGAACAGAAAATAAAGGAAACCTTGGTGCCAATGCAATATTAGGTGTTTCTTTAGCCGTTGCTAAAGCTGCAGCTCAGGAAAGCCGTCAGCCTTTATACCGTTATATCGGAGGTGTTAATGCAAACATCCTTCCTATCCCGATGATGAACATTGTAAACGGTGGCTCTCACTCTGATGCGCCTATCGCTTTCCAGGAATTCATGATCATGCCGGTTGGTGCTTCTTCTTTCTCTGAAGCATTAAGATGGGGAACAGAAGTATTCCATAACCTGAAAGCTATTTTACACAGCAGAGGCCTTTCTACTGCTGTAGGCGATGAAGGTGGTTTTGCGCCAAATTTTGAAGGTACAGAAGATGCAGTGGAAACCATCATTCAGGCGATTGAAAAAGCAGGTTACAAAGCAGGTGAGCAAATCTATATTGCATTTGACTGTGCTGCGTCTGAGTTCTACAAAGACGGTAAATATGATTACACTAAATTTGAAGGCGACAAAGGTGCGATCCGTACCAGCGAAGAACAAGCAGAATACCTTGCTCAATTGTCGGCAAAATATCCAATCATCTCTATTGAAGATGGTATGGGCGAAGATGACTGGGCTGGCTGGAAATTGTTAACTGAGAAAATCGGTGACCATGTTCAGTTGGTTGGTGATGATTTATTCGTAACTAATGTAAAACGTCTGCAAAGAGGTATTGATACCGACACTGCAAACTCCATCTTAGTAAAAGTAAATCAGATCGGTTCATTAACTGAGACCATTAACGCAGTAAGTTTGGCACAAAATAACGGCTATACTTCTGTAATGAGCCACAGAAGTGGAGAAACTGAAGATACTACGATTGCAGATTTAGCAGTAGCTTTAAACTGCGGTCAGATCAAAACAGGTTCAGCTTCACGTTCTGACAGGATCGCGAAATACAACCAATTGTTACGTATTGAAGAAGAACTAGGTTCTGCAGCACGTTTTATTGGTAAAGATTTCAAATTTTTGAAGAAAAAATAATATTGCTTAAAAAGGAATGTTGCTTTTCGTCCTCAAATCTTTTGAAAGAAAGATTTGCATGTCCTCAAAACAACATTTCTTTTTTTGTTAATATGTGGAAAATACTACATTGGAAAACATCCGGAGATTTAGAACCTTCGGATGTTTTTTTATAACACAATTTTTTAGGACCTTAAATCCACTGATGATCAGGGTTATTTCTTAGATTAGCTTATCAGGGTTTATTTATATCTTTGTACTATGGAACGTTTGCTGGAACTGATACGCAATAAATACTTTCTGTCTGTGGCAGCCTTCATCGTATGGATGTTGTTTTTTGATAAGAATGATATGCTGTCTCAATACGAATTCCGCTCTGAGGTGAATAAACTTCAGGAAGAAAAGGATTTTTATGAAAGGGAAACGGCTACCGTAAAAAAGGATTTAAACGAGCTGAACACCAATCTGAATACGGCAGAGAAATTTGCCCGTGAAAAGTATTTCATGAAAAGAGACAATGAGGACGTTTTCGTGATCATTAAAGAGGCTCCTAAAGACTAATATCCGAATTTAGGAAGCGTCAGCTTATATTTTACCACGACTATTCTGAAAACAAAAATGAAAGCGATGACCGAGATATTGGCCACATCTTCTTTTAGGTTGAAATGTTTAAGTGTAAAATAGAGAATTCCTCCCAGGATGCAGGCAGTGGCATATATCTCCTTTCTAAAAATCAATGGGATCGTGTTTAAGAACGTATCTCTGATGACCCCACCGAAACATCCGGTAATCGTACCAAGTGCCACACAGATGCCCGGACTAAGTCCAAACATAATTCCCTTCTGAATTCCCAACATGGTAAATAAGCCCAACCCCGCGGAGTCAAACAGAAATAGGGTGACTTTAAATTTTTTGATATGAGTTTTAAAGAATATCGTGGCCAGAGAGGTGAGCAGGATGAGCAAACAATAATTTACATCCCGCATCCAGGCTACCGGGGTATCTCCGATGAGCAAATCCCTTACCGTCCCCCCGCCAATGGAAGTCACAAATGCAATGATCAGAACCCCAAAAGGATCCAGTCTTCTTTGCATAGCAGCAAATGAGCCCGAGATCGAGAAGGCAACCGTCCCTAATGTTTCAATGGTTTGCATGGTGCTGATTTCCATATCCTGTGCAGATTAAATTTCGCCGTTTCTCTTTCTGAAAAACCACTCCAAGCTAAGCAATAAGATGATCATGGCAAATAGCCACTTGAAGTTTATCAATTCCTCGTACCTGCGGTCTTCGTAACTCAGCGTTTTGATGTCTTCATTTTTGGAGATATCAGTCAATATGTTTAACAGGTTTTGAGGCATATACATTTTGCCATTGGTCTGTACCGACATATTGTTCAGCAATTGGTGGTTGGCTATGGTTTGCTGATACTCGGCAATCATCGCGTTTACATAAAAAGCACCCTGTGCAATCTGCTTTTTACCTCCCAGACTGGTGCTGGCACTGAAGGTATAGTTTCCGGCAGGAAGCATTCCTGCATCCAGCTGATAAGCGGATTCTGTTCTGGAGAAAAGAAAATTATACAGTTTTCCTTCCTGATTTTTGATTTGGATATTGACATCCGGCGTATTGATCGCCACATAGCTGTCATTGTACAATACCGCATTGATCAGCACATTTTCATTTTCGTCGAAAGTATTCTTGGCAGGATACGCCTTGAATTTACGTTTATCATCCTTTACCGAAAGGTATTGAACCGTTTTTGAGATTAAGCCATTTACTACGGAACTGGTTAGCCCATCCTTGCTTTCAGATAACTTCCATCTCCATAATCCCTCCCCAATCAGGTATCCTGCTTTCTTTCCGTTTTCATTCAGGAAAAACAATTGTGCTGAGGGGGTTTTAATTTTTCCTATTCGCTGGTTCAGGGCAATTAAACCATTTCCATTGATGGTAATTTTTCCGAAAGGGGCCAATAACGGATCAAAATCATCGATATGCTTTGCAGACGCCGCATCGATATCAAAAGTGGTAAAGTCAGGATTTGAATAAGAAAAAGCCTCTTGAATGGTACTGTTGCTGCCGTTAAAACTAACGGATTTTTGCAGCTGGTTAAATTTGCTTACGTCACTTTGTGCACCAAGAATATACCATACCGGAATATTGGCCTGCTGCAACCTGACAAG comes from the Pedobacter sp. FW305-3-2-15-E-R2A2 genome and includes:
- the aqpZ gene encoding aquaporin Z, producing the protein MKKLVAEFIGTFWLVLGGCGSAVLACNYPGAGIGFAGVALAFGLTVVTIAYALGHISGAHLNPAVSIGLWIGGRFDGKELIPYIISQVLGGIAAAGVLYVIATGNGSSIGGFATNGYGDLSPGKYSMTAALVTEVVMTFIFLLIILGATDERAPKGFAGLAIGLGLTLIHLISIPVTNTSVNPARSTSQALFVGGDAVGQLWLFWVAPIAGAILAGLVYKAVFAAKPQTA
- the carA gene encoding glutamine-hydrolyzing carbamoyl-phosphate synthase small subunit, with translation MTNYTKLPAILLLADGTVYYGKAAGKIGTTTGEICFNTGMTGYQEIFTDPSYFGQIMVTTNAHIGNYGIHREEIESDSIKIAGLVCKNYNIGFSRKEASESIQDYFQNENIVGISDIDTRALVRHIRHKGAMNAIISSEITDLEELKAKLAEVPSMDGLELSSQVSTKAAYFYGSPDATYKIAALDLGIKKNILRNFDDRDIYVQVFPAKTSFEEMDKWGADGYFISNGPGDPSAMPYAIETVKQVLAADKPLFGICLGHQLLAEANGIGTMKMFNGHRGLNHPVKNIIKDHCEVTSQNHGFGVVPEEVRSSDKVEITHINLNDQSIEGIRVKGKKAFSVQYHPESSPGPHDSRYLFDDFIEMIKGELAW
- a CDS encoding trypsin-like serine protease; translation: MKYKINAKQLIKFFLLGIVTTVFVYSCKKADETDEKVQIKKKKEAIIGGNPIPITRVPYQVRINIPNASGGGVILSKDWIVTAAHVVYGLSASQVNVVSGTTDVTLNSAGRQERTADQIIIHNDYSPSGTLNDIALIHLSAPLTLNESTASIAYATNENIDITNTTGAYVSGWGVIADNPGSNPDTRTNVLFGVGVFLSNVEQKLLYTQPYDNSIQQGPCFGDSGGPLATSLKYDGKEHVLIGIVNGWGNCNIGAKGYARISYFAPWILEKTGIPVTYFSKGLSGYFSKNDCPSNFIPQQNKVFYSISPAEFQSTVSQADANAQALSALNSRGQAYANQFSCGVIYNLTGTVTINYGYREDIRWNAPYFQDDFVKIELYQRNYSGPDLLFGVITQATPNNGLLVNGINSDNYPNNFQGEYRVKIISLTTGSFAFSNYFNNFQD
- the eno gene encoding phosphopyruvate hydratase; translation: MSLIIDVHARQILDSRGNPTIEVDVMTENGVLGRAAVPSGASTGIHEAVELRDNDKSVYMGKGVLKAVANVNDKIADELRGIDVFEQNAIDSLLIKLDGTENKGNLGANAILGVSLAVAKAAAQESRQPLYRYIGGVNANILPIPMMNIVNGGSHSDAPIAFQEFMIMPVGASSFSEALRWGTEVFHNLKAILHSRGLSTAVGDEGGFAPNFEGTEDAVETIIQAIEKAGYKAGEQIYIAFDCAASEFYKDGKYDYTKFEGDKGAIRTSEEQAEYLAQLSAKYPIISIEDGMGEDDWAGWKLLTEKIGDHVQLVGDDLFVTNVKRLQRGIDTDTANSILVKVNQIGSLTETINAVSLAQNNGYTSVMSHRSGETEDTTIADLAVALNCGQIKTGSASRSDRIAKYNQLLRIEEELGSAARFIGKDFKFLKKK
- the panB gene encoding 3-methyl-2-oxobutanoate hydroxymethyltransferase; amino-acid sequence: MSVNKEVKRITTHILQAMKQRGEKIAMLTAYDYSMATILDDAGLDVLLVGDSASNVMAGHETTLPITLDQMIYHAQSVVRGASRALVVVDLPFGSYQGNSKEALNSAIRIMKESGAHAVKMEGGTEIVESVQRIITAGIPVMGHLGLTPQSIYKFGTYTVRAKDEAEADKLKTDAKALQEAGCFAVVLEKIPAKLGKEVSEFLDIPTIGIGAGPDCDGQVLVVNDMIGLTKGFKPRFLRQYVNLYDGILNAAQSYIKDVKSNDFPNEKEQY
- a CDS encoding ABC transporter permease, with the protein product MSKPYNNTKATLALAKASFRSIMRSPSAVVFTLAFPLVFILVFGFLGGGGVKVDLAIAPGSDLQNPIIKALEANSVVHILKDKDAEDIKTGLEKGHIDALIDVQKNPAGKPAYLADIKYTSASMDKGNILKSVVHNLMYTLNTKDVMPTVAQLNESTVQGRIYRTIDFILPGQLGFSLLSTGVFGTAFVFFSLRQTLVIKRFFATPVRKSSIVFGEGIARIGFALLGAVFIILIGHFFFHFTLINGAVTVLNMLLLSIIGLIVFMGFGFVVSGIAKSESTIPPISNIITLPQFLLSGTFFSIDAFPNWLQPISRALPLTYLNDAMRKVAFEGAGLWDVKHQILIMVIWGIGIYAVAVKVFKWE
- a CDS encoding trimeric intracellular cation channel family protein translates to MEISTMQTIETLGTVAFSISGSFAAMQRRLDPFGVLIIAFVTSIGGGTVRDLLIGDTPVAWMRDVNYCLLILLTSLATIFFKTHIKKFKVTLFLFDSAGLGLFTMLGIQKGIMFGLSPGICVALGTITGCFGGVIRDTFLNTIPLIFRKEIYATACILGGILYFTLKHFNLKEDVANISVIAFIFVFRIVVVKYKLTLPKFGY
- a CDS encoding ABC transporter ATP-binding protein; this encodes MDKPNAIISVRNLVKKYDDFTAVQGISFDVYQNEIFGLLGPNGAGKTTTLEIIETLREKTSGEIIVDGHSVDKDASKIKRIIGVQLQAAGYYPNLNLVELMELFSGLYGVDIKPMEMLEKVNLQDKAKAKYKALSGGQKQRFSIATTLINSPKIIFLDEPTTGLDPQARRNLWDLIIDIRNNGTTVVLTTHYMDEAEQLCDRVAFVERGEIIALDTPDNLIDKLISSGFERKKEVKKANLEDVFINLTGKEWREDN
- a CDS encoding septum formation initiator family protein, with the protein product MERLLELIRNKYFLSVAAFIVWMLFFDKNDMLSQYEFRSEVNKLQEEKDFYERETATVKKDLNELNTNLNTAEKFAREKYFMKRDNEDVFVIIKEAPKD